A stretch of Bombus vancouverensis nearcticus chromosome 13, iyBomVanc1_principal, whole genome shotgun sequence DNA encodes these proteins:
- the LOC117159756 gene encoding dynein regulatory complex subunit 5 — translation MKIPHTIPKNVLEAYRCSEETTRLTCEVDRTIRPEDVSWDEERVPSLKTLALRVIASVWKKNPILEELPTCEDRNMLMEILPTDLPFELTIRKIDSEHYWERCSRARWGHNDCAEHGNSWRRRYCEGAFREYLENLEPSFFESQKEDCEKMIDLVRDYVHTIELRSLLPTKKDKISLNEEDSCLAEEVFVHHIPLELILPQFPHLTELRINFGLVYMNDGFEWRDFEISIEDCFGLGRGIKACPKLKKFTLTRSNLDQPRAAALLQGVLENDSIEELDFSHCKLADKGAKAVGEYLSHKNLKILHLANNDIGPEGVAGIIYGLLKAEHTTLQHLNLRLNPLLDNGMFHVCAYLLRSESLEVLDVSACGIEAAGGAALAEVLTSGSIKLKSLNLNLSNNDFNETIGDSFEAALRNVPFVVGFEARMCNFSRQSEYSMHESVLRNKQRKRKEETKRMLEKSQKISIDSFVSE, via the exons atgaaaattccGCACACTATACCCAAGAACGTGTTGGAAGCTTACAG ATGTTCGGAAGAAACGACGCGGTTAACGTGCGAGGTCGATCGAACAATTCGACCGGAAGATGTTTCCTGGGACGAGGAGAGAGTCCCAAGCTTAAAGACCCTCGCCCTTCGTGTCATAGCCTCCGTATGGAAGAAAAATCCGATACTGGAGGAATTACCAACCTGTGAGGATAGAAATATGCTGATGGAAATTCTGCCTACCGATTTACCGTTCGAGTTGACTATAAGGAAAATCGACAGTGAACACTATTGGGAACGTTGCTCGAGAGCTAG ATGGGGGCACAACGATTGCGCTGAACATGGCAATTCCTGGCGGCGACGTTACTGCGAAGGTGCTTTTCGTGAATATTTGGAGAATCTCGAGCCAAGTTTCTTCGAATCCCAAAAGGAAGATTGTGAAAAGATGATCGATCTTGTGCGTGATTATGTGCACACAATAGAGCTACGTTCTTTACTGCCAACAAA GAAGGATAAGATATCTCTAAACGAAGAAGATTCGTGTCTAGCAGAAGAAGTATTCGTCCATCACATCCCGTTGGAGCTTATTCTGCCACAATTCCCTCATCTTACTGAGCTTCGCATTAATTTCGGGTTGGTTTACATGAACGATGGTTTCGAGTGGCGAGACTTCGA gataTCCATTGAAGATTGCTTTGGTCTTGGTCGTGGGATTAAAGCTTGCCcgaaattgaagaaatttaCTTTGACTAGAAGCAATTTGGATCAACCACGTGCAGCAGCTCTTCTTCAAGGTGTGCTGGAGAATGATAGT ATAGAAGAATTAGACTTTTCTCATTGTAAACTGGCAGATAAAGGAGCAAAAGCAGTTGGTGAATACCTCTCGCACAAGAACCTGAAAATACTGCATTTAGCGAACAATGATATAGGACCGGAAGGAGTGGCTGGTATAATCTATGGGCTGCTAAAGGCGGAGCACACAACACTACAGCATTTGAATTTGAGGCTAAATCCTTTGCTAGACAACGGGATGTTTCATGTGTGTGCCT ATCTGTTAAGAAGCGAAAGTTTGGAAGTTCTCGACGTGAGTGCTTGCGGAATAGAGGCTGCTGGAGGTGCAGCACTTGCCGAAGTATTGACTTCCGGTTCCATAAAGCTCAAAAGTTTGAATCTTAATTTGTCGAACAATGATTTTAACGAAACAA TTGGGGATTCATTTGAAGCAGCGTTGAGAAACGTTCCATTTGTAGTGGGATTCGAAGCTCGAATGTGCAATTTCTCCAGACAATCAGAATACTCTATGCACGAGAGTGTACTCAG AAATAAAcagaggaaaagaaaggaagaaacgaagcgGATGCTTGAGAAATCACAGAAAATCTCCATTGATTCCTTCGTTTCTGAATAA
- the LOC117159794 gene encoding A-type potassium channel modulatory protein KCNIP1, with amino-acid sequence MATPPDSPGPEEALFDFESTRTRQQTTRPVALEELLRQTKFSRQEIRVMYRGFKQECPEGVVHEDLFKDIYAKFFPHGNSSLYAHYVFKAFDVNCNGAMNFRDLLVILSTLLRGSIYEKLRWIFKLYDINGDGCITRGELWEVVIAVHELMGRRHHAEEERKAREQLDRVFKKFDLNQDGIITIEEFMESCLRDDVTTRSLAKFDYAF; translated from the exons ATGGCTACGCCGCCGGATTCGCCAGGACCGGAAGAGGCTCTGTTTGATTTCGAAAGCACACGAACCAGGCAACAAACCACCAGACCTGTCGCCCTCGAGGAACTGCTTCGACAGACCAAATTCTCCAGACAAGAAATACGAGTGATGTACCGTGGCTTCAAGCAG gAATGTCCCGAGGGTGTAGTTCACGAGGACCTGTTCAAAGATATTTATGCGAAATTCTTTCCTCATGGCA ATTCTAGTCTTTATGCTCATTACGTGTTCAAGGCCTTTGATGTTAATTGCAATGGTGCCATGAATTTTAgg GATCTCCTGGTAATTTTATCGACTCTACTACGAGGCAGTATCTACGAGAAGTTACGATGGATCTTCAAGCTGTACGATATAAATGGCGACGGATGCATCACCAGGGGCGAGCTATGGGAAGTGGTGATTGCAGTGCATGAGCTGATGGGACGACGACATCACGCCGAAGAGGAAAGGAAAGCGAGAGAGCAGTTGGATAGGGTGTTCAAGAAGTTCGATTTAAACCAGGATGGCATAATAACGATCGAGGAATTTATGGAGAGCTGTCTGAGG GATGATGTGACTACACGGTCGTTGGCAAAGTTCGATTACGCGTTTTGA
- the boca gene encoding LDLR chaperone boca, producing MRNEIIIYSIFLLIYVNAIDDRKSNKKKSWRDKDIRDMNDADLELLLDQWEENDEPLEPDELPEHLRPSPKIDLSKLDMSNPDNVLKVTKKGKSVMMFVDTNEDLSVEEAETIMKIWQTSLQNNHIIAERYPIDQKRSVFLFHEGSQAVDAKNFFLEQPELSHVTLEGQTYFKDPKKQNERMAKLNKQASKRNIKKDNSNKQEEL from the exons ATgaggaacgaaattattatttatagtatatttttgttaatttacgTGAATGCAATCGATGATAGAAAATCGAATAAAAAAAAGTCATGGCGAGACAAAGATATACGTGATATGAATGATGCAGATTTAGAACTCTTGTTAGATCAGTGGGAG gAAAATGATGAACCATTGGAACCAGATGAATTACCAGAACATCTTAGGCCTAGCCCAAAAATTGATTTATCGAAG ctTGATATGTCAAATCCTGACAATGTACTGAAAGTGACAAAAAAAGGTAAAAGTGTGATGATGTTTGTTGATACAAATGAAGATTTGTCAGTTGAAGAAGCTGAGACTATAATGAAAATTTGGCAGACTAGTCTTCAAAATAATCATATTATTGCCGAAAG ATATCCAATTGATCAAAAAAGGTCTGTGTTTCTATTTCACGAGGGTTCTCAAGCTGTAGATGCAAAAAACTTTTTCTTGGAACAACCAGAATTGTCTCATGTGACTCTTGAAGGCCAAACTTATTTTAAGGATCCAAAGAAACAG AATGAAAGAATGGCAAAACTTAATAAACAAGCAAGTAAACGAAATATTAAAAAGGACAATAGTAACAAACAAGAGGagctataa